Proteins from a single region of Gemmatirosa kalamazoonensis:
- a CDS encoding PH domain-containing protein has protein sequence MAESIPLALQQVLQYELARGERVVWYGQPAPSSRALASAGTFLFGIPFLGFALFWTWGATRGFNAQKHGTDSFGWFGYLWGGMFVFFGAAMVLSPLWAWWVARHTVYAVTDRRALLVERPLGRTTVQGFSGERLTDVIRREDWLGRGELIFERVVSKGSKGRTVYRDVGFFGLKDARAVANLLPTPAAFTHADIATRDV, from the coding sequence ATGGCCGAGTCCATTCCCCTGGCGCTTCAGCAGGTGCTCCAGTACGAGCTCGCTCGCGGCGAGCGGGTCGTGTGGTACGGCCAGCCCGCACCGAGCAGCCGAGCGCTCGCGTCAGCGGGCACGTTCCTGTTCGGCATCCCGTTCCTTGGCTTCGCGCTCTTCTGGACGTGGGGCGCGACCCGCGGCTTCAACGCTCAGAAGCACGGCACGGATAGCTTCGGCTGGTTCGGCTACCTGTGGGGCGGCATGTTCGTGTTCTTCGGCGCGGCGATGGTGCTCTCCCCGCTGTGGGCGTGGTGGGTCGCGCGCCATACCGTGTACGCGGTCACGGACCGCCGGGCGCTGCTCGTCGAGCGGCCCCTCGGTCGGACGACGGTGCAGGGGTTCTCCGGCGAGCGGCTCACGGACGTGATCCGGCGCGAGGATTGGCTCGGGCGGGGGGAGCTGATCTTCGAGCGCGTAGTATCAAAGGGCAGCAAGGGCCGGACGGTCTACCGTGACGTGGGATTCTTCGGGCTGAAGGATGCGCGAGCGGTGGCGAACCTGCTGCCCACGCCTGCCGCCTTCACGCACGCCGATATCGCGACCCGTGACGTCTAA
- a CDS encoding integron integrase, with protein MRSRLLDNVRSSLRVRHYSRRTEDAYVAWVRRYVRWSGLRHPSELTSHDVGRFLTSLATDAQVTASTQNQALAALQFLYRDVLGDPLGVVPGLAPAKRPKRLPVVLTREEVDRVLSCMHGASRLVAMLLYGSGLRLLEALTLRVKDVDVASRSIVVRAGKGDKDRVTMLPDAACAPLVDHLDAVRSQHDADRSAGGGYVVLPNALLRKSPLLGTAWPWQWIFPATRTYLDAASGVRRRHHLHESAVQRAVRVAVLQAGLTKRATCHTFRHSFATHLLEGGYDIRTIQELLGHRDVSTTMIYTHVLNRSASGVRSPLDMH; from the coding sequence ATGCGATCCCGCCTCCTCGACAACGTCCGATCGTCGCTGCGCGTGCGGCACTACAGCCGGCGCACCGAGGACGCGTACGTGGCGTGGGTGCGCCGCTACGTCCGCTGGTCGGGGCTGCGCCATCCCAGCGAGCTCACGTCACACGACGTCGGCCGCTTCCTGACGTCGCTCGCGACCGACGCGCAGGTCACTGCGTCCACGCAGAACCAGGCGCTCGCGGCGCTGCAATTCCTCTATCGCGACGTCCTCGGCGACCCGCTCGGTGTCGTACCGGGCCTCGCGCCCGCGAAGCGTCCCAAGCGGCTCCCCGTCGTCCTCACGCGCGAGGAGGTCGACCGCGTCCTCTCGTGCATGCACGGCGCCTCGCGCCTCGTGGCGATGCTCCTCTACGGCAGTGGGCTGCGACTGCTCGAGGCGCTCACCCTGCGGGTCAAGGACGTCGACGTCGCGTCGCGCTCGATCGTCGTGCGCGCCGGCAAGGGGGACAAGGATCGCGTCACGATGCTGCCCGACGCGGCGTGTGCACCGCTGGTCGACCATCTCGACGCCGTTCGGTCGCAGCACGACGCGGACCGATCGGCTGGTGGCGGGTATGTCGTGCTGCCGAACGCTCTGCTGCGGAAGTCACCATTGCTGGGGACGGCGTGGCCCTGGCAGTGGATCTTTCCCGCGACCCGCACGTACCTCGACGCGGCATCCGGCGTTCGACGTCGCCACCATCTCCACGAGTCCGCGGTCCAGCGCGCGGTCCGCGTCGCGGTGCTGCAGGCGGGACTCACGAAGCGTGCGACCTGCCACACCTTCCGGCACTCGTTCGCGACGCATCTCCTGGAGGGTGGGTACGACATCCGCACGATCCAGGAGCTGCTCGGCCACCGCGACGTGAGTACGACGATGATCTACACGCACGTGCTGAACCGGAGCGCGTCGGGCGTGCGCAGTCCGCTGGACATGCACTGA
- a CDS encoding ribonuclease E inhibitor RraB, which translates to MSRSVLAILGAFLALDLLLVLLLVRRRAMRSARPKRDVFRALREVGVDAAQPTEVSYYLHFPTLRAAESASAQVAALRIDAPKLAVRIERAAMGTSWLCLVTTHAIPSERAIHAACTELGEVAAEYGGELDGWEVAVTW; encoded by the coding sequence ATGTCTCGCTCCGTGCTCGCGATCCTCGGCGCCTTTCTCGCCCTCGATCTGCTGCTCGTCCTGCTGCTCGTGCGCCGGCGCGCGATGCGATCGGCGCGACCCAAGCGCGACGTGTTCCGCGCCCTGCGCGAGGTCGGCGTCGATGCCGCGCAGCCGACGGAGGTGAGCTACTACCTGCACTTCCCCACGCTGCGTGCAGCGGAGAGCGCGAGCGCGCAGGTGGCGGCGCTGCGGATCGACGCGCCGAAGCTCGCGGTGCGCATCGAGCGCGCGGCGATGGGGACCTCGTGGCTCTGTCTCGTGACGACGCACGCGATCCCGTCGGAGCGCGCGATCCACGCCGCGTGCACGGAGCTCGGCGAGGTCGCCGCGGAGTACGGTGGTGAGCTGGACGGATGGGAGGTGGCGGTGACGTGGTGA
- a CDS encoding S41 family peptidase: MRLTASRAAALASSAALLAAAPNAGAQTKMLRTPSVSATQIAFAYGGDVWIVDRAGGAARRLTSGGGESSPKLSPDGRWVAFSGDYGGNTDVYVVPAAGGEPKRLTWHPSADMVQGWTPDGRSIVFASPRATAAPTAAPRFWTVPAAGGVEEPMAMPRAYQGKIAPDGKRVAYRMNNSWDEERRNYRGGQNRPIWIMDLATHDVTTTPWVDSKEMDPAWIGDVVYFISDRDGVANVWSYDTRAKTLAELTHFRDFDVKALDAGGAPNAAVVFEQAGQIHELDPKTGREHVVPISATGDFPWMMPQWKDVTPRITSLALSPTGRRAAVEARGEIFTIPAEKGDPRNLTNASASAEILPQWSPDGRFVSYFSDRSGEYRLYIEAQDGLTPPREIVLPEPSRPYAPAWSPDGRKIAFQDTHLRLWVVDVATGAAKIADNDPYFHAARTLVPVWSPDSKWIAYPKHLKSLYRALYLYDVDTGEKRQITDGLADATSPAWDAGGKYLWFLASTNLALHSGLLDMSAYDRPETKSLYLMVLSKADSSPLLPESDEEAARAGRAPREPGREAPNTDSTRRTPSAERGAGSAERSDTARSTLSAPRSTLPVRIDFDGIQQRIVAVDNVAARDYEQLHAGAPGTVFFLEPLPETGTSERPGGGQGGGGSLGTVHRFQLSTRRAQPFVQGVAQYVVSADGKKLLYRAPGGQGGLYLVDADKAPPAANTGRLTASLRAYVDPRAEFKQIFDEGWRNERNNLYVPNMHGTDWAKDKQMYAPFLPYVVNRADLNYLMDMMGAEIAIGHSYVRGGDMGGPPQTGPGAPPAVGLLGADFTVENGRYRIAKIYDAESWNPELRAPLAMPGVNVKRGDYVLAINGVELRAPDNIYRLLDGTANRQTVLTVNAQPTLVGARQVTVLPIANEQGLRTRAWVEGNRRLVDSLSGGKLAYVYLPNTGQPGYTSFNRYYFAQQDRQGAIIDERYNGGGSAADYIVDLLGRTFDGYFNNPVGDRYPYTSPAEGIWGPKVMVVNEMAGSGGDLMPYMFKSRKLGTLVGKRTWGGLVATTDTPPFVDGGSMIAPRFGFFSRDGKWAVENEGVTPDVDVENWPKEVIAGHDPQLERAVQEALKQLAEHPVARASKEPPPPTWGKRLPEP, encoded by the coding sequence ATGCGCCTCACAGCCTCCCGTGCCGCCGCGCTCGCGTCGAGCGCCGCGCTCCTCGCCGCCGCGCCTAACGCCGGCGCGCAGACCAAGATGCTCCGGACCCCGTCGGTGAGCGCGACGCAGATCGCGTTCGCCTATGGCGGCGACGTGTGGATCGTCGACCGTGCCGGCGGTGCCGCGCGACGGCTGACGAGCGGCGGCGGCGAGTCGAGCCCCAAGCTCTCCCCCGACGGCCGCTGGGTCGCGTTCAGCGGCGACTACGGCGGCAACACCGACGTCTACGTCGTGCCCGCCGCCGGCGGGGAGCCGAAGCGGCTGACGTGGCACCCGTCGGCCGACATGGTGCAGGGATGGACGCCGGACGGGCGGAGCATCGTGTTCGCGTCGCCGCGCGCGACCGCCGCGCCGACCGCCGCGCCGCGCTTCTGGACCGTGCCCGCGGCGGGCGGCGTCGAGGAGCCGATGGCGATGCCACGCGCCTACCAGGGGAAGATCGCCCCCGACGGCAAGCGCGTCGCGTATCGCATGAACAACTCGTGGGACGAGGAGCGCCGCAACTATCGCGGTGGACAGAACCGGCCGATCTGGATCATGGACCTCGCCACGCACGACGTCACCACGACGCCGTGGGTGGACTCGAAGGAGATGGACCCCGCGTGGATCGGCGACGTCGTGTACTTCATCTCCGACCGCGACGGCGTGGCGAACGTGTGGTCGTACGACACGCGCGCGAAGACACTCGCGGAACTCACGCACTTCCGCGACTTCGACGTGAAGGCGCTCGACGCCGGCGGGGCGCCTAACGCGGCGGTGGTGTTCGAGCAGGCGGGCCAGATCCACGAGCTCGATCCGAAGACGGGCCGCGAGCACGTCGTCCCCATCTCGGCCACCGGCGACTTCCCGTGGATGATGCCGCAGTGGAAGGACGTCACGCCGCGCATCACGTCGCTCGCGCTCTCGCCGACGGGGCGCCGCGCCGCGGTCGAGGCACGCGGCGAGATCTTCACCATTCCGGCGGAGAAGGGCGACCCGCGCAACCTGACGAACGCGAGCGCGTCGGCGGAGATCCTGCCGCAGTGGTCGCCCGACGGTCGGTTCGTGTCGTACTTCAGCGACAGGAGCGGCGAGTATCGTCTCTACATCGAGGCGCAGGACGGGCTCACGCCGCCGCGCGAGATCGTGCTGCCGGAGCCGAGCCGACCGTACGCGCCGGCGTGGTCGCCCGACGGACGCAAGATCGCGTTCCAGGACACGCATCTGCGGCTGTGGGTCGTCGACGTGGCGACGGGCGCCGCGAAGATCGCCGACAACGATCCGTACTTCCACGCCGCGCGCACGCTCGTGCCGGTGTGGAGCCCCGACTCGAAGTGGATCGCGTACCCGAAGCACCTGAAGTCGCTCTACCGCGCGCTCTATCTGTACGACGTCGACACGGGCGAGAAGCGGCAGATCACCGACGGCCTCGCCGACGCCACGTCGCCGGCGTGGGACGCGGGCGGCAAGTACCTGTGGTTCCTCGCGTCGACGAACCTCGCGCTGCATTCCGGCCTGCTCGACATGTCGGCGTACGACCGACCGGAGACGAAGTCGCTCTACCTGATGGTGCTGTCGAAGGCCGACTCGTCGCCGCTGCTGCCGGAGAGCGACGAGGAGGCGGCGCGTGCGGGCAGAGCTCCTCGTGAGCCCGGCCGAGAAGCGCCTAACACCGATTCGACGCGGCGCACGCCGAGCGCGGAGCGTGGAGCGGGGAGCGCGGAGCGGTCCGATACCGCACGCTCCACGCTCTCCGCTCCACGCTCCACGCTCCCCGTGCGCATCGACTTCGACGGCATCCAGCAGCGCATCGTCGCCGTGGACAACGTCGCCGCGCGCGACTACGAGCAGCTCCACGCCGGCGCGCCGGGGACGGTGTTCTTCCTGGAGCCGCTGCCGGAGACGGGGACCAGCGAGCGGCCCGGCGGCGGCCAGGGCGGCGGCGGGTCGTTAGGCACCGTGCACCGCTTCCAGCTCTCGACGCGACGCGCGCAGCCGTTCGTGCAGGGCGTCGCGCAGTACGTCGTGAGCGCGGACGGCAAGAAGCTGCTGTACCGCGCGCCGGGCGGGCAGGGCGGTCTCTATCTCGTCGACGCCGACAAGGCGCCGCCGGCGGCGAACACCGGCCGCCTCACCGCGTCGCTGCGCGCGTACGTCGACCCGAGGGCGGAGTTCAAGCAGATCTTCGACGAGGGGTGGCGCAACGAGCGCAACAACCTGTACGTGCCGAACATGCACGGCACGGACTGGGCGAAGGACAAGCAGATGTACGCGCCGTTCCTGCCGTACGTCGTGAATCGCGCGGATCTCAACTACCTCATGGACATGATGGGGGCCGAGATCGCGATCGGGCACTCGTACGTGCGCGGCGGCGACATGGGTGGCCCGCCGCAGACCGGTCCCGGCGCGCCGCCCGCCGTCGGGCTGCTGGGCGCCGACTTCACCGTGGAGAACGGCCGCTACCGCATCGCGAAGATCTACGACGCCGAGTCGTGGAACCCCGAGCTGCGCGCGCCGCTGGCGATGCCCGGCGTGAACGTGAAGCGCGGCGACTACGTGCTCGCGATCAACGGCGTGGAGCTGCGCGCGCCCGACAACATCTACCGCCTGCTCGACGGCACCGCGAACCGTCAGACCGTGCTCACCGTGAACGCGCAGCCGACGCTCGTCGGCGCGCGGCAGGTGACCGTGCTCCCGATCGCGAACGAGCAGGGGCTGCGCACGCGCGCGTGGGTGGAGGGGAACCGCCGGCTCGTCGACTCGCTGTCCGGGGGCAAGCTCGCCTACGTGTACCTGCCGAACACCGGGCAGCCCGGGTACACGAGCTTCAACCGCTACTACTTCGCGCAGCAGGACCGGCAGGGCGCCATCATCGACGAGCGGTACAACGGCGGCGGCTCGGCGGCCGACTACATCGTGGATCTGTTAGGCCGCACGTTCGACGGGTACTTCAACAATCCCGTCGGCGACCGGTACCCGTACACCAGTCCCGCGGAGGGGATCTGGGGCCCGAAGGTGATGGTCGTCAACGAGATGGCCGGCTCCGGCGGCGACCTGATGCCGTACATGTTCAAGAGCCGGAAGCTCGGCACGCTGGTGGGCAAGCGCACGTGGGGCGGCCTCGTCGCGACGACCGACACGCCGCCGTTCGTCGACGGCGGCTCGATGATCGCCCCGCGCTTCGGCTTCTTCTCGCGCGACGGGAAGTGGGCGGTGGAGAACGAGGGCGTGACGCCCGACGTCGACGTCGAGAACTGGCCGAAGGAGGTCATCGCGGGGCACGACCCGCAGCTCGAGCGCGCCGTGCAGGAGGCGCTGAAGCAGCTGGCCGAGCACCCGGTGGCGCGCGCCTCGAAGGAGCCGCCGCCGCCGACGTGGGGGAAGCGCCTACCGGAGCCGTGA
- a CDS encoding isochorismatase family protein, translated as MLTTDAVPLAQSALLVVDAQESFRAAPRWARRSNLAFEANVAALVDAYRAAGRPVVYFLHTDGDPGFEPDSPLLRLMDFLAPRADEPVLLKDTRNCFTSTNLAARLLALGVRRLAVAGIQTEQCCETTARVAADLGYAVDFVLDATLTFPIPDPDVPGAELDVGAVTERTRYALARRFARVVSTTTLVRELARELAAA; from the coding sequence ATGCTCACCACCGACGCCGTCCCGCTCGCCCAGTCGGCGCTCCTCGTCGTCGACGCCCAGGAGTCGTTCCGCGCCGCCCCGCGCTGGGCGCGCCGCAGCAACCTCGCGTTCGAGGCGAACGTCGCCGCGCTCGTCGACGCGTACCGCGCCGCCGGACGGCCGGTCGTCTACTTCCTCCACACCGACGGCGACCCGGGGTTCGAGCCGGACAGCCCGCTGCTGCGGCTCATGGACTTCCTCGCGCCGCGCGCCGACGAGCCGGTGCTCCTGAAGGACACGCGCAACTGCTTCACGAGCACCAACCTCGCCGCCCGCCTCCTCGCGTTGGGCGTTAGGCGGCTCGCGGTCGCCGGGATCCAGACGGAGCAGTGCTGCGAGACGACGGCGCGCGTCGCCGCGGACCTCGGCTACGCGGTCGACTTCGTGCTCGACGCGACGCTCACGTTCCCGATCCCCGACCCCGATGTGCCGGGCGCGGAGCTCGACGTCGGCGCGGTGACGGAGCGCACGCGCTACGCGCTCGCTCGCCGCTTCGCCCGCGTCGTCTCCACGACGACGCTCGTGCGCGAGCTCGCGCGCGAGCTCGCGGCGGCATGA
- a CDS encoding GlxA family transcriptional regulator has product MCTGTFVLGEAGLLDGRRCTTHWKRVRELQERFPRAIVVGERLFVEDGPIASSAGIAAGIDLALALLERDGGPVLASQVAREMVVYLRRDGAHAQDSVYLDYQTHLSPRVHVVQQHLVAHPDARDSLADLARLAGMSERHLTRTFRRATGLSVHAFRERLRVERARDLMRNPTLTLAAIATACGYEDARQLRRVWRAHHGRSPRGMRG; this is encoded by the coding sequence GTGTGCACGGGCACGTTCGTGCTCGGCGAGGCAGGGCTGCTCGACGGACGCCGCTGCACGACGCACTGGAAGCGCGTGCGCGAGCTGCAGGAGCGGTTCCCGCGCGCGATCGTGGTCGGCGAGCGGCTGTTCGTCGAGGACGGGCCGATCGCGAGCTCCGCGGGGATCGCCGCCGGCATCGACCTCGCGCTCGCGCTGCTCGAGCGCGACGGCGGCCCCGTGCTCGCGTCGCAGGTCGCGCGCGAGATGGTCGTCTACCTGCGCCGCGACGGCGCGCACGCGCAGGACAGCGTCTACCTCGACTACCAGACGCACCTGAGCCCCCGCGTGCACGTCGTGCAGCAGCACCTCGTCGCGCACCCCGACGCGCGCGACTCGCTCGCCGACCTCGCGCGCCTCGCCGGCATGAGCGAGCGCCATCTCACGCGCACGTTCCGCCGCGCGACGGGGCTCTCCGTGCACGCGTTCCGCGAGCGGCTCCGCGTCGAGCGCGCGCGCGACCTGATGCGCAACCCCACGCTCACCCTCGCTGCGATCGCGACGGCGTGCGGGTACGAGGACGCGCGGCAGCTCCGGCGCGTGTGGCGAGCGCACCATGGACGGTCGCCGCGCGGTATGCGCGGCTAG
- a CDS encoding RNA polymerase sigma factor, whose translation MRRARAGDEGAFGALVRKHVRAAHAAALVVLGDAEEADDAVQDAFVSALRRLEDCRPEEKFRPWLLTIVRNRAIDLRRRSRVRRADSLDVVGETVAASPAQGPLRAAERADARAHLAAALATLTDVRREVVLLHDLEGWSHREIGEHLGLAEGTVRAHLFWARRDLRRRLSAEWRRDDDDA comes from the coding sequence GTGCGTCGCGCGCGCGCCGGCGACGAGGGGGCGTTCGGCGCGCTCGTGCGGAAGCACGTCCGGGCCGCGCACGCCGCCGCCCTCGTCGTCCTCGGCGACGCGGAAGAGGCGGACGACGCCGTGCAGGACGCGTTCGTCTCGGCGCTGCGCCGCCTCGAGGACTGCCGGCCGGAGGAGAAGTTCCGGCCGTGGCTGCTCACCATCGTGCGCAACCGGGCGATCGACCTCCGGCGCCGCTCGCGCGTGCGCCGCGCCGACTCGCTCGACGTGGTGGGCGAGACGGTGGCGGCCTCGCCGGCGCAGGGCCCCCTGCGCGCGGCGGAGCGGGCGGACGCGCGGGCGCACCTCGCCGCGGCGCTCGCCACGCTCACCGACGTGCGGCGCGAGGTGGTGCTGCTGCACGATCTCGAGGGATGGAGCCACCGCGAGATCGGCGAGCATCTGGGATTGGCGGAAGGGACGGTCCGGGCACACCTGTTCTGGGCCCGTCGCGACCTACGGCGCCGGCTGAGCGCCGAGTGGAGGAGAGACGATGACGACGCATGA